Within Raineyella sp. W15-4, the genomic segment CGGGACGCTGGTGACGTACGTGCTCCGCCGGCCGCTCTCGGACCGGCTGCTGACCTCGACCCGGTCGACCCCGTGGCTGTTCGCCCGGACCGTCGGACCCGGTGTCGCGATCGCCGTGGTCCAGGCGGTCGGGGTGGCACTGGCGGTCCAGGCGGTGATGGGGCTGTCCGCGGCGCGAGCCGCGGCGGTGCTCGGGGTGCTCGTCCTGGGCGGGGTGATGTTCGCCCTGGTCCAGCACGCGCTGGCGGCCTGGGGCGGCAACATCGGCCGGGCGGTGGGGCTGCTGATGGGCGTCCTCACCATCGCCGCCGGACTCACCTCTGCGCTGCCCGCCTTCTTCGACACCGTACGGCCGCTGCTGGCGCTGAGCCCGGTGCTGGACGCGGTCCGGGCCGCGGCCACCGGCGGGTCGGTCGGTACGCCGCTGGTGGGGATCCTGGCCTGGGGGTTGCTCGGCGGGTTCGCCGGGGCGCTCGCCGTGGCACGGCGGCGGCGGGTGGGGGTGACCCAGTTCGTCCGGTCGTACCAGTAGTGGTGTCTTGCGGCAGTGGTGTCTTGCGGCAGTGGGGCATCTGGGGCGCCGGGGTCTGAGGATGCTCTCCCGGCGACCGTAACCCCATCGCTGGGGCCAGTTGAAAGGCAACGGGCCGTAGCATGGCGCCGTGACGGACCATCCCCGCGAACCCCTGGCGCCCCGGCGGCCGCCGCCGAGTGAACGCGCGCCGCACCAGCTGTCCTCGCGCTGGTCGTTGCTGCTCTCGCTGCTGTTCATGACGGCGGTCGAGACGATGCTCGCGGTGGCTCTGGGCCGCTGGGAGTTTGCCGTCTCCGTGGTGCTGTTCCTGGCAGCCGCCGGGACCGGCTGGCGCGCGCTCCCGATCGCCCGTGACGCCCCGCACGGTGGTCGCGGGGCGCCGGGGCGTACGGTCCTCGGCTGGGGTGTCGCCACGGTGGTCCTGGTGATCGGCGGTTTCGTGGCCGGGGGACTGGGCACCCGCTGACGACGGGGCCTCGCGCCGATGATCCTCGGCGCCGCCGGACCGTCGCGCCGGGTTCACCTGGTGTTAGGGGCGGCGTGCCAGACTGCCAGCGTGAGTGTGCGATGGTTGGATTTCGATTCGCTGGTCAATGCCCGTGACGTGGGCGGCATCCCGACGGTCGACGGGGGCTACATCCGGCCCCGCCGGCTGATCCGCTCGGACAACCTCCAGGCCCTCACCCCGGCCGACATCCAGCAGCTGCGGGAGCTGGGGGTCACCGATGTGATCGACCTGCGGTCCGCGTTCGAGGTGCACTCCGAGGGGCCCGGACCGCTGGAGGACGAGGCCGGCTTCGCCATCCACCGGCACTCCTTCCTGATCGAGCGCTCTGCTGACGGCACGGTGCTGACGGCAACCCCGGGGCTCACGGCAACCCAAGGGCTCACCGTCCCGGGCGAGCGACGGGCGGCCGAGCTGCCGGGCGACGCCCTGCCCTGGGCCGAGGAACGGCCCCACTCGGTCCGGATCGCCGACGCGTTCGCCTCGTCGTACCTGTCCTTCCTCGCCGATCGTCCGGAATCCGTGCTCGGGGCGCTGCGCGACGTGGCGTACGCCGACGGCGCCGCCCTGGTGCACTGTGCCGCGGGCAAGGACCGCACCGGGACGACGGTGGCGCTGGCGCTGATGATCGCCGGCGCCGACGCCGAGGCGGTGATCGAGGACTATGCCGCCAGCACCGAGCGGATGGAGCTGATCGTCGCCCGGCTGATCGCCCGGGACACGTACGCCGACATGGTCGGCCGGCCGGTCGACTCGCACAACACTCGCCCCGAGTCCATGCGGGCCTTCCTCGACTATGCGGAGGAGCAGTTCGGGGGCGTCGAACCGATGCTCGACCGGATCGGCTGGACCCCGGCCGACACCGCGCAGATGCGTCGCAAACTGCTGGCCTGAGCGGGCGCGGGGA encodes:
- a CDS encoding tyrosine-protein phosphatase, translating into MSVRWLDFDSLVNARDVGGIPTVDGGYIRPRRLIRSDNLQALTPADIQQLRELGVTDVIDLRSAFEVHSEGPGPLEDEAGFAIHRHSFLIERSADGTVLTATPGLTATQGLTVPGERRAAELPGDALPWAEERPHSVRIADAFASSYLSFLADRPESVLGALRDVAYADGAALVHCAAGKDRTGTTVALALMIAGADAEAVIEDYAASTERMELIVARLIARDTYADMVGRPVDSHNTRPESMRAFLDYAEEQFGGVEPMLDRIGWTPADTAQMRRKLLA